The genomic window GTACTTCCGCATCCGCCGCGCGACTCACGAACCTTCGACACGAAGTCGGGCAAAGGTGAGTTCACGACGTCGCCCATCGACGTACTGCACGTTCCCGAGGGCCACCTGCTACTGCAGACGCTTCGAAGCCACGACCAGTTCAACACGACGATCTACGGGCTCAGCGACCGATACCGCGGCATCGAGGGCGGCCGGCGCGTCGTGTTCGTCCATCGAGAGGACATCGCTGCACTCGGGTTCGACGACGGTGACTTCGTCGACCTGGTCACCAGGTGGGACGACGACGACGTCGAGCGCGTCGCGTCGGACTTCCGCATCGTCGAGTACGACACCCCGCGTGGGTGTGCAGCTGCGTACTACCCGGAGACCAACCCTCTGGTTCCACTCGATTCGACGGCAACCGACAGCAACTGCCCGACATCGAAATCCGTTGTGATTCAGCTGGTTCGCGCCGGGTCGTCGACGTCGAACGTCGAATCCGGGCACCAGGACGAAGTCGGATCCGACGAGGTTCACAAGGACCACCCGCAGCCGCATCATCTGAGTTAGGCGCTAACCATGTGAACGGAAATACGTAGTCCCCTATGTATTTTCGTTCACATGGAGCGGAACGCGACCAAACGCTCGGCCCCGTCGACGAACTGTCGACGCATGAGCTCCCCGACCGACTCGATGTCACCCCACGTGAACGCCGCGATCAACGCGTCGTGACTGCGTACGGATTCTTCTCCCCACGCCGGATCCGATGCGTAGAGCCTTGCGGGCGTGTAGCGGATTGCTCCGAACAGGAACCACGCCAGCTTCTTTCCGCCCGCAACCTTGTTGATGAACCGGTGGAATTCGAATTCGCAGGCCTCGACAGCCTCGACGTCGGCCCTCGACACAGAATCACGCAGTAACGCGTTGAGTGCGCTCAGCTGCTCGATCTGAGCGGGTGTGATGATCCGGGCTGCACGCCGAGCGAGTTTGCTGGCGATGGTGCCCTGCAACCAGAAGATGTCCTCGATGTCTTCGCGACAGAGCCCGCCTACGCGGTAGCCACGATTGGGCACCTGTTCGACGAGCCCTTCCCC from Rhodococcus sp. P1Y includes these protein-coding regions:
- a CDS encoding GntR family transcriptional regulator; this translates as MTATGLTRRPQLSEDVATHLRGQIMSGVLAAGSFVRLEETAAELGVSATPVREALVTLRGEGLVEQVPNRGYRVGGLCREDIEDIFWLQGTIASKLARRAARIITPAQIEQLSALNALLRDSVSRADVEAVEACEFEFHRFINKVAGGKKLAWFLFGAIRYTPARLYASDPAWGEESVRSHDALIAAFTWGDIESVGELMRRQFVDGAERLVAFRSM